The segment AGTTCTTGCGTCTTCGCTGTTCCAGTTCGTTGGTTGAGGCTCTTGTCGCACCACACGATTTCGCTCATGGTGCGGCGCATTAGTCAAGTACTTGGAAAAAACAGCCTTGTGCATCGTCAACAGGAAAGAAAAAACTGCCACCATCGCGAACAGGCTCATCAATGGTGTTAGCGATGCCGTCGTTCCGATGAAAATTGAAAAGAACAGGTATCCGACGTACGCCGGCCAATCGACCGGAAAGAGGTAGTCGATCAGCACCAGCAGGATCGAGGCACCCAGCAGGCTCCAAAGAATGACTGGATCATTCAGAAACAGAAGTACTTCGTTCATGAGAATTTACCTTCGCAGAATTCTTGCCGTAGTTACGCGACAGCCCGACTAATGGAGACTTAACGGTTTCACCGTTTGCAATTGACGTGCCAGCTTGATGGTTCAACGGATTGGCGTGCACATTGGACGATTTGTGATCACTCAAGCTGCAGGTTGATGCGAACGACTGTGATTGCGACCTGTCGAGCCCCAGCATGGTTCCAAGCGACCAGCCTACTGGACGCGTTGTCGTCTACTTGCGTCAGTGTGCGAAGTGCTAGGGAGGCCGCCAACTCTACTTACCCCTCTGGACCAGTGGTTCGACTTGCAAATTTCTTGATTCGTTGCGGCACGCAATTCGTGAATAGCGACGACCTTTGAGTACCATTGGTTCGACCAAATCGGATAGCCTGTTGGAGAGCGAGGCCACTTGTTAGTCGTAGTCAAACCATCTGACGGACGTTGTAAGTCGAGGTGGGAAACGCAAGCAATGTCGATTTTAAATCAGACGCCTTGCCGTTTAGCTTCATCACAACTGCAAACAGATTGATTAAGTCATCGGCGCCCGGCGACAATACATGGGCACCCAGAATCCGATCTGTTTCCTTCTCGATGATCAGCTTGTACGCGGCTGTCGTTTCGCAGACTTTTGAGACTGTTCCCCAATCGGACGCGTCCTTCGCTTCAACTCGAAATGACTTGCCGGTTGCATGCGCCTGACCCTCAGTGAGTCCAACCGAAGCCAGCGGCGGGATCGTGAAAACAACTGCCGGAATGGGGTTGTAGTCGACTTCGATCGGTTTATCGTTTAAAAGATTCTTGGTCACTGTATAGCCTTCTGCACTGGCCGTAGGAGTCAACGGAGCCACCCCGGTCGCTGCACAATCTCCAGCTGCGTAAACCATTGGGTTGGATTTGCTGCGTAAGAACCTGTCTACGGCAACACCTTGGTTCGCATCGAAATCAACGTTACCTGCCTCCAGGTTGAGTTCGGACAAGTTGGGTACGCGACCAGCTCCATGTACGACCAGATCAGCCTGCACGGTTTGTGAGTTGCCGTCTTTTGAATAAGTCACGCAGTAACAGCCATTTGCTTCTTCCACTTTTTCTACCGCCGCTTCGGTCACGACATTGATTCCGATTTCCCTGCTCTTCACGATCAGAGAATCGACAAGGTTCGATTCAAAATGACCCAGCGGTTGGTTACTCCGCTCCAAAATGGTCACTTCAGAATCGGCTCGTGCGGCAACGTGAGCAAACTCAAACGAAATATAGCCGCCGCCGATGAACACGACGTTCTTGGGCAAGTTCGACAAATTCATGAACTCATCACTAAGCGTGATCAGCTCCTCCCCGTCAATCTCCAACGGACGGGGCTTGGCTCCCGTAGCGATCAAAACGTGTTTGGGCTGGATCGTTTCGTCACCGATCCTCAGCTGCGTTGCCGAAATGAATTCGGGGCTGCCGAGAAACGTCTCGATACCTTTTTCTTCGTAGGCTTTGCGGCTATCTTTCGGAATTCCTTCGACGAATGAGTTTTTGAACGCGACTAAATTGGACCAGTTGATCTTGATGTCGCCCGCATCACACAGTTTTCCATCGCTACGACGTGCCGCGTCGACGACTGCTGCCGCGTGAACGAAAACCTTTTTCGGATTGCAACCACGCAATGCACAAGTGCCGCCGAATTCGCGCGACTCAGCGATCCCAACCTCCCATCCCGCCGCCGCACACTTTTTCGCTGCATCTCCAGCGGCCGGCCCCGTGCCAATTATCAGCAAATCAAACTCTCTCATTGTGAATCCTTCAAATCCAGACTTTTTTGTCACCCACGCGGGCTTGGAGAGCATCACGCGATCTTACTCATGCCACTACGAGTACTTCTTGATTGCAAGAGTCCATCGTGCTGCAAGGTGCAATTGCCATGCCGTGACGAACGCACACGCGAACTTGCATTCAATCCTTCTATTGATCAGAGGCAGGAAAAATCAATAGCTCATCTGCCTGTTCGTCAATGATTAAACGAATTGCTTGTTCCTGCTTTTCGAGCGCCGTCTGGGCTGCCGATTCGATGTTGGATTTGACGGTCGACCGAGTCAAAAAGTTTGCTGTCGTTTCAATTTCCAAATCAAGTTTCGTCACAAATTTGGCTTTGCCCTCGTTGTCAGGAACTAACGCTAGCGTTGCGGAGTATTGTTGAATCGGCCCGGAGGGTTGTTTCAGTTTATTGGTAACGTGCAATCTCTCGCGCACGATGTCAACGTTTTGCATCAACACGATGTCGTGTTCACCAAGATAGGCATCGTTGGTTCGGACGATCAGTTCGCCTTCCCCGTCGACTTGCCAATCGCGTTTGAGCAGTGGTCGTTCGATATCAAAATCCATGTTCAGCCACTTCTGATCCAATAGCTCCGCATCAGCCATCGCAACCAGTTTCTTCGCGGCGTTAGTCCGCACCATTATCTTGCGGGCTCGCTCCATTGGTACGTCGACCGTAAAACCATGTTCTGCGGACGATGTCGCAGACAACGGACTTGAAGGAACTAGCCCGTAGACGACAACTGCCAGGATCACGACTGCGGCGCCCGCAGGGATAAAGATTGCCAGTTTCGATTTTAAGTTCTTCATGGGCTTGTTCTGGTTTGAGTTGGAGTCTTGGGGTCGATACCTTCTTCCAGTTGAGCAAGCGTCATGCCAGGATTCTGCAAACTTGGGCTCTCCGTAACGGTTCTTTACCCTCATTGGTTGCTGGTGAATCGAAACTGACGATAGAGAATACTGATCTCGATGACCCCGCGCCCGCGTTGCCAAAACGGTATGTCGTTGCGACCTTTTTCAGAGTTGGCTGGTGGACTTGCAGCCATGCATGTGGGTCAATAGAACGTTCATGCTGAACGAGGTTTCCAGAATCCAATGTAGCCGGTTAGATACGAGCCGGTTAGATACGAGCGTTCTGGTGGGTCAACAATGTCTCATCGTTTACATCTCTCGACGCGACGAGTCGCAACTGATTGTGTCGCTCCGCATCTGCAAACCGCCTCTGCTCATAGCTCGGTTCATTTCCTTCGCGTTCGGGAGAGAGCCAGATCTGATGAAGATCGTCGGTTCCGTCTGCGAAGGATTGAGTTCACTGTGCGTGATACCGGTTCCCGCGCTCCTCCGCTGAACTTTGCCGGACGCAGGATTTTCCATTGCCAATCGAGTCCTTCTCTTCGAGAGCCCCTCGTGCACATCATTCGGAGATGATCGGTCGACCAGATAACAAGAGCATAGAGAAAGTGTCTGTGGGGCGAGTTCAGTCGCCCTAGAAACGTGCTGAAGAGCGGGTCAGATTTCAGGGATCGTTGACTGGTGCTGGCAGGCAGCTCGTGCGAAGCATGGACGGTATTCTTCAGACGCCACGGGGTGCTCGTCCTCCCAGGATCTACGTCGACGTGAGGGGACGAGGGTGACATTGCGACTGGAGCACGCCAATTCAACCAGCATCTCGCCGTAGAAACGAAATTTGATATATGATGGTCGCAAGCCAGGCGGGTTCGCGTCCGGCTAGTCAAACGACCATGCGAAGAATAAATCTCAGGAAATTCGATGTTGCATTCACTCAAACAACCTCTCTGCCGGTTCTTTTCAATTTTGCTAATCGCTGGCACGGTCTGTGGCTCATTGGCTGTCGGCCAGGAACTCGACCCCCAGCAAGACGAATGGGTGGCTCACTACTCCAAACAGCCGAACGCGCCGAAGCCCAGCGAGATGTTGCTCAACACCGATGAAGAGCCCGATCTTACCGAAGGCTTTGAGTCATTGTTCAACGGGGAAGACCTGAGTGGCTGGGTGGCCCGAGGCGGCAGTTGCACTTTTGAGATTAAAGACAGAATCATTGTTGGCACATGCGTAAAAGGATCCAAAAGCACTTACCTGTGCACGAAGAAGGAAGACTATAAAGACTTCATTTTCACCTGTGACTTGAAACTGGAAATTGACGGTAACACTGGAGTTCAGTTTCGATCGCGATCTGCTGCAGGAAAGAAAGCTGGCTTGGAATCGGAGGTCGTTTCGGGGCCACAAGTGGAGATTGAAGGCCAAGGCAAAAAAGGGAGAAACTGGTCGGGCGGTATTTATGGCCAGAGTTGTGGCGGCTACTTCTATCCGTTGTGGTTGAAAGAGCACGAAGCTGCTCGTGCCGCAGAAAGTAAGACCGGATGGAATCGCGTAACGATTTCCGCCAAAGGAAATGTCGTGAAGACATGGATCAACGGCGTCCCCGTAACGCATTGGGTCGGTGACGGAACCTATTCGACAGGCTTCTTTGCGTTGCAAGTCCACCAAGGCAAAGCTGGTACGATTTTGTTCAAGAATTTGAAGGTCAAGGAACTGGCGGAATAGGATCGCAGTTCAACGGTTGGCTTCGTATGAGTGGGTTGAAGCCTCGCTCGCGATATTTGTAAAACCAGAAGGCAAAGCAGCGGCAAATCTGTTGAAAATCGCCGCTTACTTTGACTTCATCTGCCCCGCGACGCTCGTATTGGAATTAAGAGCCGCGAATTTAGATCGGTGTCTCGATCTACCAAGGTTTCATTTTCCACCCAAGTACAAAGCCGACGCCCAAGCAGCACATCGCCACGACGTCCGGACGTTCTTGTGCGTAGTGCTCGAAGCAGTCTAACGCGTCCTGCGCCGTTTCACTCAAGCTCGGCGGCTCAGTTGTGCGGTGTCGACTAGTCGTAACGCCCGGACCAGTTCGGCCACGTTCCGTTGATTGTTCCGTAGTTGCAGTTGAGTTGACTGACACAGCTCTCTCCTTGTTAGTTCTATCGTAAGTTTGATTTGTCGTTAGTTGATCGATGGTTGGGTGCGAAAACCCATGCTATCGACGCTTGAGTGTTTGCTTTAGCCAGTCAACGTTTTTCGAGAACTCAGATTGAGATCGCCTGAAACTGTTACCGGCCTTTTTAAGTTTTATGAATCCAATTGCGGTCACCATCACGCCAACGGAAAAGCTTGCGGCGACGACGATCGCGAATGACATTGCGATTGATGTATCCAGGGTTTCGTGCAGCAGGTGTACGGCAGCGAACATC is part of the Mariniblastus fucicola genome and harbors:
- a CDS encoding 3-keto-disaccharide hydrolase, encoding MLHSLKQPLCRFFSILLIAGTVCGSLAVGQELDPQQDEWVAHYSKQPNAPKPSEMLLNTDEEPDLTEGFESLFNGEDLSGWVARGGSCTFEIKDRIIVGTCVKGSKSTYLCTKKEDYKDFIFTCDLKLEIDGNTGVQFRSRSAAGKKAGLESEVVSGPQVEIEGQGKKGRNWSGGIYGQSCGGYFYPLWLKEHEAARAAESKTGWNRVTISAKGNVVKTWINGVPVTHWVGDGTYSTGFFALQVHQGKAGTILFKNLKVKELAE
- a CDS encoding dihydrolipoyl dehydrogenase family protein encodes the protein MLSKPAWVTKKSGFEGFTMREFDLLIIGTGPAAGDAAKKCAAAGWEVGIAESREFGGTCALRGCNPKKVFVHAAAVVDAARRSDGKLCDAGDIKINWSNLVAFKNSFVEGIPKDSRKAYEEKGIETFLGSPEFISATQLRIGDETIQPKHVLIATGAKPRPLEIDGEELITLSDEFMNLSNLPKNVVFIGGGYISFEFAHVAARADSEVTILERSNQPLGHFESNLVDSLIVKSREIGINVVTEAAVEKVEEANGCYCVTYSKDGNSQTVQADLVVHGAGRVPNLSELNLEAGNVDFDANQGVAVDRFLRSKSNPMVYAAGDCAATGVAPLTPTASAEGYTVTKNLLNDKPIEVDYNPIPAVVFTIPPLASVGLTEGQAHATGKSFRVEAKDASDWGTVSKVCETTAAYKLIIEKETDRILGAHVLSPGADDLINLFAVVMKLNGKASDLKSTLLAFPTSTYNVRQMV